The window GTCGGCGAATCGCCGCCAGTGCTCGTAGTCCTCGATATCTCGCTGTGTCGCCGCCGTCCACACCCGATCACGACCGGACAGAAACGTCAGGAGAAGACCGATATCGGTGGCATAATTTCGCCGTGTTTCAGCCGTGTACCCACGGAACCTCCGGGACCGCCCGTACAACCCCAGCACCGGATCCACCCGATACTCCGGCGACAAGAAGATCGGGTCACCCGCGACAATCCCGACCTGAGCCTCCCGCACGGCCAGATCAGCCAGGCCACCCACAGCTCTCTTACGCACCACGACCCGCCCGTCGTCCTCGGGCACCCAGAAAACTCGCCAGCCGGCCACATCATCGCCCCACTCCTATTGGTTCAACACGTAGATCCAATAGGGAACTGCGGATGCGAACCCTGACCCGCTGCCTCACCCTGCACCGCCGCCACGATCACCTCACCGCGAGCAGAGCCCTTCAATGTGGGTTCGTCCCCATGCAAGGTGAGCGCAGCCAGCTCGCCCGCAGGATCCCCCTGCGCGGCAACGACATCGTCCTGCTGCTCGATGACCCTGCCGATGTGGACGCCGACGCGCTCGCCAGCGCCCTCGACGGGCCCCGGGTGGACGTGTGGTCGCCGGTCACCATCACCATGGACGAGCCCGGCGCCTTCGAGAGCCTGCACCTCTGGCTGTCCACCCAGCCTCGCCCGTTCGGCGCCCTCGCCGTCGACCGGCAACGCACCGAGGGCCTGGTCGACCCGCAGGACCGATTCACCTGCCCCACCCTGCTCACTGCCGACGGCTTCGCCTACCTAACCATGCGCAAGATCGGCGACAACCTGTGGCAGTTCGGCGCCCACGGCTTCGGCCCCGACGCGCACACGCTCACCACCGACCTGCTCGACCTCACCACCATCTGGGACCGCGACTACCGACACGCCGCCACGCCAGAGATCACCGCCCATCCCCACGGCACCACCCCACCCGCGGCGACCGGGCAGCCGCAACTCGTCGTGGCCCGCCGGCACACCACTATCGCCGTGACCTGGCCGGCGCCGGGAGCCCACCGATGACCGCCGAACCTTGCGTCGAATGCAATTCCGCGGGGTCGGCGCTGCTGCTGGTGATCCGCGGCAACAGCGGCAGCGGAAAGACCACCACCGCCCGGGAGGTGCGCCGCCGATACGGGGCTCGCGGCCTAGCCCTCGTGGAGCAGGACATGGTCAGGCGTGTCATCCTGCGCGAACACGGCGGCGGCGGAAGCGATCGGGTCGCTCCCGGTCTCATCGCCACGATGGTGCAGACCGCGCTCGACGGCGGCTACCACGTGATCTTGGAAGGGATCCTGCACACCGGCCAGTACGGCGATCCCCTCCGAGAAATGATCGCCAAGCATCCCGGGCCGACCGCCTGCTACTTCATGGACGTGTCGTTCGAGGAAACGGTGCGCCGGCACCGGCGCCGCCCTGAACCGATCCCGGTCGAGCCGGAGACGATGCGCAGCTGGTACGCGGGACAGGATCTGCTCGGCGTACCGGGGGAACAGGTGATCCCCGAAGACATGGCCTTCGCGGACGTCGTGACGACGATTCTGCACGCCAGCGGCCTCGCTCAGGCCGCCCCGCTGGCGCCCTGCCCGACCAGATGCGCCCGGTGCACGGAAAAGGCCGCCCCTACCGGGCCGACAGAATCATGAGCACCTTGACGCTGCGATGGAAACCCAGGGGTGGGCGGTGACCGGATGGCTGTGGCCGCCGCTGGAAGGCGAACGAGTGCGGCTGCGCCCGCCCGCCCCCGGCGACGAGCCGGCACTGATTGAGATGGCCACCGATACGCGGGTACGCCGCTACCTCGGCGGACCTGCCGACGAGGCGACCGCAGCGGCCCGGGCCGCCCGCAAGATGACCGCACCAGCGTGGGGGCAGTTCGTGATCGTCCACGTTGTCACGAGTCAGGTGGTTGGAAGCGGTTCCCTGGCCCGCAAACGCGGCCCCTGGGAAGTCAGCTTCCAACTGCGCTGGCAGTGCTGCGGCAACGGCTTCGCGTTGGAGGCGGTGCAGTTGATCCGCGATTGGTTCTTTCGGTACACCACCGAGGACCTCCTGATTGCCACAACCCAGCAGGCCAACGCCGCCTGCCGGCGGTTGCTGGTACGGGCCGGAGCGGTACTCGCCGGAACGTTCGAGCAGTACCAGGTAGTCCAAGAGCGGTACGAATTCCAACGGGCGTGCGTTCGCGTGATCTGAAGCGTCGCCGATGTGATGATCGGCGCGACACTGCAATGGAGATTGGCGGGAGCTCTTGAGAGGCATTTCACGTTTCGCCGTCGCCCTCTTCAGCAAGGCCCTGCAAACGTACTGGAGAGTCGTCCGGCCCAAGACTTTCGGCGTCAAGGCGTTGATCCTGCATCCGTCCGAACCAGGGCTATGCGTGATGATCAGACACTCCTACACCGACCAGCAGCGCTGGGGACTGCCTGGCGGCGGATACCACCCTCGCAGGGAGTCAGCCGAGAGCGCTGTTCGCCGGGAGTGCAGGGAAGAGCTGGGGATCGAATTCATCGGAGCAGTCGAGGTGATCGATGAACATCTTACGCAACTGGAGGGAAAGCGGGATTCTCTGAGAATTTTCAGAGGGGTTGCGTTGTCGGCTAAATTGAAGCCAAATCGAGAAATCGCGGAGGCCCGCTGGACGCCACTTGACTACTCCGGACTGCCCGACGGAAGGCTGATTTCCCGGTGGGCGGAGAAGGCGATTGCTGCCCACCGGGGGACCTCGTCCTAGGCCGGATATTTTGAAAGTCAGTCGACGGCCCGCTATACAGCCATGATGGGCGCGCTGTGCCCGGTCGTACTACCACTGGCTGCTGCGATTCCGGTGACACCGGGCCATGGCCCATAGGTGGCGCTGGGTGGGCCGCGTTCCGACCGCGCTATCGAACAGGCACCGCGCTCCGTCTTCTCCGGTGCGGCATCTGCCAGGCGGACCGAAATCCACCGCTAACTCCAGTAGTGGCCGAATAGCAAGGGAGTCGACGTGTCAGTTTCTGATGACCGGGTGGCGGACTTTGTCGACGCCTCAACTCCGGGGCTGGGTAAGGCCGACTTGATCTTTGTATTCGGATCAACCCTGCCCGAAGCTGTCTCGCCAGCCGCCGAGGCCTTTCGGTCGGGGCTCGCGCCGTTGATTGTTCTCACGGGAGGCCCCAACCGCCGCAGACCTGCTCATGTTGAAAGTGAGGTGCACGCGCATCAGCTCCAGGGGCAGGGAATCGAGCCGGAGCGACTGCTTGTCGAACGACGTTCGCGCACCTCGGTGGAGAACGTCCTTCTTGCACGCCCTCTCATCGAGGAACGGCTCAGATCGATACGAACGGTGATCGCTGTAGTCAAATGGTGGCAAAGGCGCCAGGTGCACGTCTTGGCCGCGGGTCTCCCGACGGTCGAACGCATCTACGCTGCCACCTGGAACCCAGCTGGTCGTGCCGATGGGCGCGATTATGACCGAAGTAGCTGGACTTCAAGTTTTGATCGGCCGCGGATCCAGCGCGAGGCCGAATACTTGAGCAAGCTTTTGACTTCTGAAGAATTGCCGGCGCTGTCACGCACGGAAGCCGGTTGGGTTCGGTGAGACCAGGAGTCTGAGTCGTTTGCCTGAAGGTTCAGCGATAGTTAATACCTCGATTTGAGAAGGCGGGCGCCGCTACTACAGGCGCTTACTTCGTGGATATGGCGGCTGCGAAAACAAGATGACAAGGTGAGGGTATGGATTCGGTCGGGCGACTTCCCCTGGATGAACAAATTGCCGCCTTCACGACGGCTCTGACCCGCAACGAGGTCTTGACCGAGGTGATCGAGCGGACTGCTGCCTTGCAATTGCCGGACTGGTACGTCACTGCGGGCTGTCTGTTCCAGACGGTCTGGAACGTCGCCACCGGCAGGGCTCCTACCAGCGGCATCAAGGACTACGACATCTTCTACTTCGATGCCGGCGACCTTTCATGGGAAGCCGAAGACCGCGTGATCAAAGCAGCGGAGGAAACGTTCGCCGGGCTGGCCGCCGATGTGGAGATCCGCAACGAGGCCCGAGTGCACCTGTGGTACGAGAAGAAGTTCGGGGTCGCTTGCGCTCCCTACTCGTCGACCGAGGCGGCAATCGACTCGTTCGCCGCCACGACCTGCTGCCTGGGAGTCCGGCGCGAACCTGATGGCCGGTGGCGTGTTTACGCTCCGCACGGGCTCTCCGACGTATTCAACCTCGTTCTGCGGCCCAACCCTGTCCTGGCCCCACGAGAGGTGTACGAAACCAAGGCGGCCCGATGGCAGGAACTGTGGCCCGAACTCACGGTGCTCGACTGGCCCGAATAGCTGACGTCCTGCCCGACTCGCGTTCGATGCCGGGCAACGCCTGCGCTGCCACACCAGGGACGCGATAGCCGCATTCCCGGCGCCGTCCTGCGGGCTTCGCGTCTCCCCGGTCGGAGCCGCAGGGTGCAATCGGTGCCGAGCCTTGACCGTCCGGTTAGGTGGCTCGGCACCGGCGTACGGCGGTGCTGAGGGGTCCGCTGGGGAAAATTCGAGGCGCGTAGCGTATGGCAGGTGGGTGAGCGGTTGGAGCCGGCGAAATGGTATGCGAGCCTGCCGAGTTTTCTGTCGTCGGCCACTGCGCTGATCACTAACCCGGCAGGCACGGCAGTGCTGGCAGTCAAGCCGAACTACCGGCCGCACTGGAACCTGCCGGGCGGCATCATGGAGGCCGGTGAGCCGCCGCACGTGTGTTGCGCCCGTGAGGTCGCCGAAGAGCTGGGTGTGAACCTGAACCTCGGTCGGCTCTTGGTGCTGGACTGGGTCGAGCCCACACCCGTCCGTAAGGCCTGGTTCGGGTACGTGTTCGATGGGGGGCTCCTCGAGGACCCCGGTCAGCTCACCCTCCAGGGAGAGGAACTGGACGACGTCGCGTTCATCGACGAGTCGCAGATCCGGGCGAGGTTTACGGCCAATACCGCGGACCGGGTGCACGCGGCCCTGAAGGCCCGCGCGAGCAACGGCGTGGCATACCTGCATAACGGCAGGATCGTGCCGGCCGCCAGCTCCGGCGCGCTGTAAGCGAGCCAGAGTCAGGCGGCGGCGAGGATCTCACGGGCCTCCGCCCGCCATGCCTGTGCCGCGGGATGCTTCCGATGCGCCGCGAGCGCGCTGGCGTACTCGTGTAGTCGCTCGCGTAGTCGTCGTGAGCGCAACTGGAGGGCGGAGTGCAGTGCCGGCCGGGCGGTCTCGCACGAGCGATCGACGTCGCGAAGCCCGAGGTACACGCGGGCGAGAACGATCTCGTGCAGAGCGCGGGCGCGGATGCTGTCGTGCGGCAGGTCGAGTGCGGCCGTGCTGTGCCGAACCGCTTCGGTGTGCAGGCCGAGATCGTGCAGGCAGTGCATGGCCGAGCCGGCCTGGTGGGCGAAGCTCGACGCGCCGAGCCATGCCGGGGCCATACCGTCGGTGTTCATGGCGTGCTCGGCCTGGGCGAGCGCGTTGCGGCATCCTCGGGTGTCGCCCGCAAGCGCGTGCCCACGCGCCTCGGTGGTGTAGATACGCGCGAGTAGTGGTCCGCTGACCTGCCCGGCGGAGCAGGCGGCAGCGCGGGCCATCTGGGCGGCGGTGCGGCCGTCGCCGAGGAAGACGAGCTGGGCGGCCATGTTGCTCATCACGTAGGCGCCGAAGGCGGTGTCTCCGGAGTGTTTGGCCAGCGCGAGGCTCTGGATACTGAGGCGTTGCGCGAGGCCGTGCTCCCCGTCGTCGAAAGCCATGTAGCTGACCGTCTCGGTCAGGTTCGCCGCGATCGAGAACAAGGCGGTGCCGACGGCGTCGCGGTAGCGGCCGTGCAACAAGGGTGTCACTTCGCGGTCGAGGAAGTCGGTGAGCCAGCTGCGAGCGTAGCCGCCGCCGTGCCGGCGATCGAGGTCGGCGAAGTCGTCGCGGGCGGTGCGCAGCCGCTGCACGTCGCTCATGCCGACGCCGCGGGTGCCGCGGCCGATAACGGCGGCGTCCGCGCTGCCGAACGCCCACCGCCAGCCGGCCTGCGGACCCGCCTGCGACACGAACGGATATCGCAGCGCGTCGCGCCGGTGGGCGGCTTGATGCCACAACCCGGTGGCCGCTCGCACGGTCTCGTCGGTATTGGCGGGTAGTTCGAGGAACGCATCGCCACCCGCCAGGTGCCCAGGGTCGATGGTGCGGGCGAGTTTATGGCTCAGCACGGCGGCGATCAGCGTGGGCGCCGGAGGCGTCGGCAGGGCGCCACGTAGCCACCTGTTGACTGAACTGGAGTCGTAGCGCAGGTCGAGGCTGCCATGCTCGGGCCGGCGGCCGAGCTGGTTGACCATCCGGGCCAGGGCGCCGTGGGAGATCTCTGCCTCGGCGATCAGCCCGGCGAGGTACGCGTTGGTCGGTCGGTGCTGGCCGGGCACATCGACTCCTTCCCCCGGAGTTGCTGCCGAAACAGCCGAGGAGTACGCCAAGTAATCACTGTAGAGCGCTGAGTGTTCACCCGTAAGGGTGAAAGTGGTCGGCGCAACCCGGCACAACCCCGCACCGCGCCGCAACCGCCGGGCACGGCTGCACACGTCTGCCGCACGCCGGGCGGTGCGGGCTCTGCTGGAGGCGGCCGAGAACAACTCTCGGATCGCCCGGACCAGGGGAGCCATCCGTGACTGCGATCCATCCCGCAGACGTGCACCAGCCGCCTCGGAAGCCGCCGAGCGGTGCGCGGCCGCAAACCTTGGGGGCGCGCCCGTCGCACGTGCCGGAGATCGGTACCCGGTTCAGCACACTGATCGTGCAGCCGGCGACCCTGTGCAACCTCGACTGCGA of the Actinoplanes sichuanensis genome contains:
- a CDS encoding class I SAM-dependent methyltransferase, which codes for MRTLTRCLTLHRRHDHLTASRALQCGFVPMQGERSQLARRIPLRGNDIVLLLDDPADVDADALASALDGPRVDVWSPVTITMDEPGAFESLHLWLSTQPRPFGALAVDRQRTEGLVDPQDRFTCPTLLTADGFAYLTMRKIGDNLWQFGAHGFGPDAHTLTTDLLDLTTIWDRDYRHAATPEITAHPHGTTPPAATGQPQLVVARRHTTIAVTWPAPGAHR
- a CDS encoding AAA family ATPase, which encodes MTAEPCVECNSAGSALLLVIRGNSGSGKTTTAREVRRRYGARGLALVEQDMVRRVILREHGGGGSDRVAPGLIATMVQTALDGGYHVILEGILHTGQYGDPLREMIAKHPGPTACYFMDVSFEETVRRHRRRPEPIPVEPETMRSWYAGQDLLGVPGEQVIPEDMAFADVVTTILHASGLAQAAPLAPCPTRCARCTEKAAPTGPTES
- a CDS encoding GNAT family N-acetyltransferase gives rise to the protein MTGWLWPPLEGERVRLRPPAPGDEPALIEMATDTRVRRYLGGPADEATAAARAARKMTAPAWGQFVIVHVVTSQVVGSGSLARKRGPWEVSFQLRWQCCGNGFALEAVQLIRDWFFRYTTEDLLIATTQQANAACRRLLVRAGAVLAGTFEQYQVVQERYEFQRACVRVI
- a CDS encoding NUDIX domain-containing protein yields the protein MILHPSEPGLCVMIRHSYTDQQRWGLPGGGYHPRRESAESAVRRECREELGIEFIGAVEVIDEHLTQLEGKRDSLRIFRGVALSAKLKPNREIAEARWTPLDYSGLPDGRLISRWAEKAIAAHRGTSS
- a CDS encoding YdcF family protein, with translation MSVSDDRVADFVDASTPGLGKADLIFVFGSTLPEAVSPAAEAFRSGLAPLIVLTGGPNRRRPAHVESEVHAHQLQGQGIEPERLLVERRSRTSVENVLLARPLIEERLRSIRTVIAVVKWWQRRQVHVLAAGLPTVERIYAATWNPAGRADGRDYDRSSWTSSFDRPRIQREAEYLSKLLTSEELPALSRTEAGWVR
- a CDS encoding nucleotidyltransferase family protein; amino-acid sequence: MDSVGRLPLDEQIAAFTTALTRNEVLTEVIERTAALQLPDWYVTAGCLFQTVWNVATGRAPTSGIKDYDIFYFDAGDLSWEAEDRVIKAAEETFAGLAADVEIRNEARVHLWYEKKFGVACAPYSSTEAAIDSFAATTCCLGVRREPDGRWRVYAPHGLSDVFNLVLRPNPVLAPREVYETKAARWQELWPELTVLDWPE
- a CDS encoding NUDIX domain-containing protein, whose protein sequence is MGERLEPAKWYASLPSFLSSATALITNPAGTAVLAVKPNYRPHWNLPGGIMEAGEPPHVCCAREVAEELGVNLNLGRLLVLDWVEPTPVRKAWFGYVFDGGLLEDPGQLTLQGEELDDVAFIDESQIRARFTANTADRVHAALKARASNGVAYLHNGRIVPAASSGAL